A window of Lacibacter sediminis contains these coding sequences:
- the cobA gene encoding uroporphyrinogen-III C-methyltransferase produces the protein MKLGKLLLIGAGPGDPELITIKAIRMLEQADVILYDALANDELLQYASSNCIKRFVGKRYGCHALSQEEINTLIVEYGQKHKVVVRLKGGDPFVFGRAQEEIETARLAGMEVELVPGISSAIAVPASQMIPLTCRGINESFWVTTGTTRSGEISTDIQLAAQSSATVIILMAMSKLEGIMDIFRTHGKSDTPVAIIQNGTTKDEKMVIGTVKDIFFKASYEGIGNPAIIIVGEVVKLHPSLLKSAINEQTGEAIFQKKSL, from the coding sequence ATGAAACTGGGAAAATTGCTACTTATTGGGGCTGGACCAGGCGATCCGGAACTTATTACAATAAAAGCTATACGTATGCTGGAGCAGGCTGATGTGATACTATATGACGCACTCGCCAACGATGAACTTCTGCAGTATGCCTCGTCCAACTGCATCAAACGTTTTGTGGGCAAACGCTATGGTTGCCATGCCCTTTCCCAGGAAGAGATCAATACATTAATAGTAGAGTATGGCCAGAAACATAAAGTGGTGGTGCGCTTAAAAGGCGGCGATCCGTTTGTGTTTGGACGTGCCCAGGAAGAAATTGAAACAGCAAGACTGGCTGGAATGGAGGTTGAACTGGTGCCCGGCATCTCCAGTGCCATTGCTGTACCTGCTTCACAAATGATTCCCCTCACCTGTCGTGGTATCAATGAAAGCTTTTGGGTAACAACCGGAACTACCCGTTCGGGTGAGATATCAACAGATATCCAATTAGCCGCACAATCAAGTGCTACTGTTATTATATTAATGGCCATGAGTAAGCTCGAAGGCATTATGGATATTTTCAGAACGCATGGCAAAAGCGATACACCTGTTGCCATTATTCAGAATGGTACTACTAAAGATGAGAAGATGGTGATTGGCACAGTAAAAGATATTTTCTTTAAAGCATCCTACGAAGGCATTGGCAATCCTGCAATTATTATCGTGGGTGAAGTGGTGAAACTGCATCCATCGCTTTTAAAGTCGGCTATAAACGAACAAACAGGAGAAGCTATTTTTCAGAAGAAATCTTTGTGA
- the nirD gene encoding nitrite reductase small subunit NirD yields MIAEKTITWFAACRVSDVPANGGVCVKYNDTQIALFHFTRRDEWYATQNECPHRQQMALSRGMIGTQNEEPKVACPFHKKTFSLVTGECLSGDECAIKTYEVKVEEGMVYIGVED; encoded by the coding sequence ATGATCGCAGAAAAAACAATTACCTGGTTTGCCGCCTGCAGAGTATCAGATGTTCCTGCAAACGGTGGCGTGTGTGTGAAATACAACGACACACAGATTGCACTTTTCCATTTTACAAGACGAGATGAGTGGTATGCCACACAAAACGAATGCCCGCATCGTCAGCAAATGGCGTTGAGCCGTGGCATGATCGGTACGCAAAACGAAGAGCCGAAAGTTGCCTGCCCCTTTCACAAAAAAACATTTTCACTGGTTACAGGCGAATGCCTGAGTGGCGATGAATGCGCTATTAAAACCTACGAGGTGAAAGTGGAAGAGGGCATGGTCTACATCGGTGTTGAAGATTAA
- the ntrB gene encoding nitrate ABC transporter permease has translation MKNFFSIKTLLSAVYFLGGLALMGGIWELIAAITKHEIPTPAMTWEVFKEVMQNPMQNDPDYKGIGVKLISSLSRVGIGFGFGSLFAIPIGLIMGSNKITMNIINPMVQILRPVSPLAWFPLGLAIFQDSPQASIFMIFICSLWPTLINTAFGVSHIPQDHKNVGKAFGFSRWKYITKIVLPYTFPHILTGLRLSIGVAWMVIVAGEMLSGGMGLGYFVWEEGFNGGSVAKILVAIIIIGIVGLLLDRIFMALQKRFSFAA, from the coding sequence ATGAAAAATTTCTTCTCCATAAAAACGCTTCTTTCAGCGGTCTACTTTTTAGGTGGGCTTGCGCTGATGGGTGGTATATGGGAATTAATTGCAGCTATCACTAAACATGAGATCCCAACACCGGCAATGACATGGGAAGTGTTTAAAGAAGTTATGCAAAATCCCATGCAGAACGATCCTGATTACAAAGGCATCGGTGTGAAATTGATCAGCTCACTCAGTCGTGTAGGAATTGGTTTTGGCTTTGGTAGTTTATTCGCTATTCCGATTGGTTTGATCATGGGGTCAAATAAAATTACCATGAACATCATTAATCCAATGGTGCAGATACTTCGCCCTGTTTCTCCATTGGCATGGTTCCCGTTGGGACTTGCCATTTTCCAGGACTCACCACAGGCAAGCATCTTTATGATCTTCATTTGTTCATTGTGGCCAACGCTTATCAATACAGCATTTGGTGTATCACATATTCCGCAGGATCATAAAAATGTTGGAAAGGCATTTGGCTTTTCCCGTTGGAAATACATTACAAAAATTGTGTTGCCTTATACATTCCCGCACATCTTAACCGGTTTGCGTTTGTCGATTGGTGTGGCATGGATGGTAATTGTAGCAGGAGAGATGTTATCAGGTGGTATGGGGCTTGGATATTTTGTTTGGGAAGAAGGATTTAATGGCGGCAGTGTTGCAAAGATCCTTGTAGCCATCATCATCATTGGTATTGTTGGGTTGTTGCTCGACAGAATTTTTATGGCTTTGCAAAAGCGTTTCAGCTTCGCTGCATAA
- the nirB gene encoding nitrite reductase large subunit NirB has protein sequence MKVVVIGNGMVGYKFCEKLVKKNIAGNISIVVFGEEVRPAYDRVHLSEYFAGKSADDLSLAPKEWYTENGIVLHLSDPVVSIDREKKTVHSHAGITETYDYLVLATGSAAFVPPIPGVEKEGVFIYRTIEDLELMTKWAKKSKKGAVIGGGLLGLEAAKAMLDLGVTDTQVIEFAPRLMPRQIDDAGSRLLQSKLEDLGLTIHTSKNTTAINGDEAIASMSFSDDSSFDVDMLVISAGIKPRDELARNAAIEVGPRGGITVNDNLQTSDPFIFAIGECALHKGMIYGLVAPGYEMAEVVVTNLTGGEKSFTGFDMSTKLKLIGVDVASFGDPFVSGEGIRSIVFDDSVKGVYKRINVSADGKELLGGILVGDAEQYNMLLQTCKNKVVLPPNTEDVILGARGGEGEGGAGVTSLPDDAVICSCEAVTKGAICESVVLGYETVDGIKKCTKAGTGCGGCVPMVKDLMLHTMKTQGKVVRNVLCEHFDYSRQELFDLIKINDLRTYDAVLDKFGKGDGCELCKPPVASILASLWNEVILKKGNDTAQDSNDRFLANIQKGGTYSVVPRIPGGEITPDKLIVIGQVAKKYNLYTKITGGQRIDLFGAHLSDLPNIWEELIEAGFESGHAYGKSLRTVKSCVGSTWCRFGLHDSVSFAIRVEERYRGLRSPHKLKGGVSGCIRECAEAQSKDFGIIATEKGWNLYVCGNGGSKPQHALLLASDIDEETCVKYLDRFLMFYVKTADPLTRTATWLNKMEGGIDYLRSVVVHDALGMNAEWEAAMENHVNTYECEWKAAIETPELRKRFNHFVNAPEVKDPTVVFDPMREQKRAKEWK, from the coding sequence ATGAAAGTGGTAGTAATTGGAAACGGCATGGTGGGTTACAAGTTTTGCGAAAAGCTTGTAAAAAAGAACATTGCCGGCAATATCTCCATCGTGGTTTTTGGAGAAGAAGTAAGACCTGCTTACGACAGGGTTCATTTAAGTGAATATTTCGCCGGTAAATCTGCCGACGATCTTTCCCTCGCTCCCAAAGAATGGTATACTGAAAATGGTATTGTATTACATCTTTCCGATCCCGTGGTATCAATCGACCGGGAAAAGAAAACCGTACACTCACACGCAGGTATAACCGAAACTTACGATTACCTGGTCCTGGCTACAGGTTCTGCAGCATTTGTGCCCCCGATTCCGGGAGTTGAAAAAGAAGGTGTATTTATCTACCGCACCATTGAAGACCTGGAACTGATGACCAAATGGGCAAAGAAATCAAAGAAGGGTGCGGTGATCGGTGGTGGCTTGCTGGGATTAGAAGCTGCGAAAGCCATGCTTGATCTGGGTGTTACCGATACGCAGGTAATTGAGTTTGCTCCACGTTTAATGCCCCGCCAGATAGATGATGCGGGTTCAAGATTATTACAATCGAAATTAGAAGACCTCGGTCTTACAATTCATACATCAAAAAATACCACGGCTATAAATGGTGATGAAGCAATTGCCAGCATGAGTTTTTCTGATGATAGTTCTTTTGATGTTGACATGCTCGTGATCTCTGCCGGTATTAAACCAAGAGATGAACTGGCAAGAAATGCAGCAATTGAAGTTGGTCCACGTGGAGGAATAACCGTTAACGATAACTTGCAAACATCCGACCCTTTTATTTTTGCTATTGGTGAATGTGCATTACATAAAGGAATGATCTATGGTTTGGTTGCTCCCGGTTACGAAATGGCCGAAGTGGTGGTGACTAATTTAACAGGAGGTGAAAAATCGTTTACCGGTTTTGATATGAGCACCAAGCTAAAATTAATTGGTGTGGATGTAGCCAGCTTTGGCGATCCGTTTGTGAGTGGAGAAGGAATAAGAAGTATTGTGTTTGATGACAGTGTGAAAGGTGTTTACAAACGCATTAATGTAAGTGCCGATGGTAAAGAATTATTGGGCGGAATTTTAGTGGGTGATGCAGAGCAATACAATATGTTGTTGCAAACCTGTAAGAACAAAGTGGTGTTGCCTCCAAATACAGAAGATGTTATTCTTGGTGCAAGAGGTGGTGAAGGTGAGGGTGGTGCCGGTGTTACAAGTTTGCCTGATGATGCAGTGATCTGCAGTTGCGAAGCTGTAACAAAAGGAGCTATCTGCGAATCAGTTGTATTGGGTTATGAAACTGTTGATGGCATTAAGAAATGCACCAAAGCAGGTACCGGTTGTGGTGGTTGTGTGCCAATGGTGAAAGACTTGATGTTGCATACCATGAAAACACAAGGCAAGGTTGTTCGTAATGTATTGTGCGAACACTTTGATTACAGTCGCCAGGAATTATTTGATCTCATCAAAATAAACGATCTGCGTACATACGATGCAGTGCTGGATAAATTTGGTAAAGGTGATGGTTGCGAATTGTGCAAACCTCCTGTTGCATCGATCCTTGCAAGTTTGTGGAATGAAGTGATCCTGAAAAAAGGAAATGATACGGCACAGGATAGTAATGATCGTTTCTTAGCGAATATTCAAAAAGGTGGAACCTATTCTGTAGTTCCTCGTATTCCCGGTGGAGAAATTACGCCTGATAAATTAATTGTGATTGGACAGGTAGCGAAGAAATACAATCTCTATACAAAGATCACCGGCGGTCAACGTATTGATCTGTTTGGTGCACACTTAAGTGATCTTCCAAATATCTGGGAAGAATTAATTGAAGCTGGTTTCGAAAGCGGACATGCTTACGGTAAAAGTTTACGTACAGTAAAAAGTTGCGTTGGAAGTACCTGGTGTCGTTTCGGTTTGCATGATAGTGTAAGTTTTGCAATACGGGTTGAAGAACGCTATCGTGGTCTTCGTTCACCACATAAATTAAAAGGTGGTGTTAGTGGTTGCATCCGTGAGTGTGCTGAAGCACAGAGTAAAGACTTTGGAATTATTGCAACAGAAAAAGGCTGGAACCTGTATGTATGCGGCAACGGCGGTAGTAAACCTCAACATGCATTGTTACTCGCTTCTGATATTGATGAAGAAACATGTGTAAAGTATCTCGATCGTTTCTTAATGTTTTATGTAAAAACTGCTGATCCGTTAACACGTACAGCTACATGGTTAAATAAGATGGAAGGTGGTATTGATTATCTGCGTTCAGTTGTTGTGCATGATGCATTAGGAATGAATGCAGAGTGGGAAGCGGCAATGGAAAACCATGTAAACACTTACGAGTGCGAATGGAAAGCTGCGATTGAAACGCCTGAATTACGTAAACGCTTTAATCACTTTGTAAACGCACCTGAAGTGAAAGATCCAACAGTTGTGTTTGATCCAATGCGTGAACAGAAGCGTGCGAAAGAATGGAAATAA
- a CDS encoding alginate export family protein: MLLAYCTTKAQFTLSGQLRTRTEVRNGLGNLVLKGSKPAVFTSQRTRLNFGYKWDRLTFGVAVQDVRVWGQDASSISNADGNRLMLHEGWADLTLFNVADTTIKAKGIDLMSLKVGRQELIYDDVRLIGNLDWLQQARRHDMALMKTVHKGWQIDIGYAFNQNTDAFGYTGTGYVPSNVPAYVKNSLGTLVPTPAGMLPMATAGSASNNSSKTGAPVWMNPPTTNGGNQDYKSFASLYISKKIKQTKFSALFFNDNFGKYKLDSAGSDATGYVYGRRFVSSGASDAFNYKGTNQRYTYGLMINQTIGNASGFGKIAFQGAFYAQSGKNRDGVKMKEAYHYALSATYQKGKISVTPGYEFLSGNDATTATDEKFDPLYGTPHRHWGYMDYFYVGTGSPAGGLKNPYLKVKYTGTALTAGVDFHLFSIDKNMKKADGSFIGKDLGNELDFLLNYNMNKFTNIELGYSIMNATGSMAIAKGQATTDAAAANYRKTGNWFYAMLRFTPDFFYTKPVAIKQ; encoded by the coding sequence ATGCTACTAGCTTATTGCACAACAAAGGCACAGTTTACATTATCAGGCCAGCTCCGCACACGTACTGAAGTGCGTAACGGCTTGGGCAACCTCGTATTGAAAGGTTCGAAACCCGCCGTGTTCACTTCACAACGTACGAGATTGAACTTTGGCTATAAATGGGACAGATTAACTTTTGGAGTGGCAGTACAGGATGTTCGTGTTTGGGGACAGGATGCATCATCTATTTCAAATGCAGATGGTAACCGTTTGATGCTGCATGAAGGTTGGGCAGATCTTACATTGTTCAACGTTGCAGATACAACCATCAAAGCAAAAGGTATTGACCTGATGAGCCTCAAAGTAGGTCGCCAGGAATTAATTTATGATGATGTGCGTTTGATCGGCAATTTAGACTGGTTGCAACAGGCCCGCCGTCATGATATGGCGTTGATGAAAACAGTTCACAAAGGATGGCAGATCGATATCGGTTATGCGTTCAATCAAAACACAGATGCATTTGGATATACCGGAACTGGTTATGTTCCGTCCAATGTACCTGCGTATGTAAAAAACTCATTGGGTACATTAGTGCCAACACCAGCAGGCATGTTGCCAATGGCAACAGCCGGCAGTGCAAGTAATAACAGCAGCAAAACAGGAGCACCTGTCTGGATGAATCCTCCCACAACAAATGGTGGTAACCAGGATTACAAATCATTTGCGAGTTTGTATATCAGCAAAAAAATTAAGCAGACTAAATTCTCTGCGCTCTTCTTCAACGACAATTTCGGTAAATACAAACTTGATTCAGCAGGCAGCGATGCTACAGGTTATGTATATGGTCGTCGCTTTGTTTCTTCCGGCGCATCAGATGCGTTCAATTATAAAGGAACCAATCAACGTTACACGTATGGTTTAATGATCAACCAAACGATAGGTAATGCATCCGGTTTTGGAAAGATCGCATTCCAGGGAGCTTTCTATGCACAAAGTGGTAAGAACCGTGATGGTGTGAAAATGAAAGAAGCCTATCACTATGCATTGTCTGCAACTTATCAAAAAGGAAAGATCAGTGTAACACCCGGTTATGAATTCTTAAGTGGTAACGATGCAACAACTGCAACAGATGAAAAGTTTGATCCATTATATGGTACGCCACACCGTCATTGGGGTTACATGGATTATTTCTATGTAGGTACAGGTTCACCTGCAGGTGGTTTAAAAAATCCTTACCTCAAAGTGAAATACACAGGCACTGCATTAACAGCAGGTGTTGATTTTCACTTGTTCTCTATTGATAAAAACATGAAGAAAGCTGATGGCTCCTTCATTGGAAAAGATCTTGGTAATGAACTTGATTTCCTGTTGAACTACAACATGAACAAGTTCACTAATATAGAATTGGGTTATTCAATCATGAATGCAACCGGCAGCATGGCAATTGCAAAAGGACAGGCAACAACTGATGCGGCAGCTGCTAATTACAGGAAAACAGGTAACTGGTTTTATGCGATGCTTCGCTTTACGCCTGATTTCTTTTACACAAAGCCGGTAGCGATCAAACAGTAA
- a CDS encoding NarK family nitrate/nitrite MFS transporter, giving the protein MSQATLQQPLSKLNIFSLSGVQMRTFHITWLTFFVCFFGWFGLAPLMPTIKEDLHLDKSQIGNIVIASVSGTIIARLLIGRLCDTWGPRKTYTVLLLLGAIPVMGVGLAQSYTSFLLFRLAISVIGASFVITQFHTSMMFAPNIKGTANAVAGGWGNLGGGITNMVMPLIFAAIVGFGYTKGEAWRYAMIVPGVMMLVVAFLYFRYTKDTPAGNYDEIQREVKVKTKTDYSVLKDWRVWSLALAYSVCFGMEITFDNIAALHFVQEFKLSQSSAGFWAGVFGFMNIFARALGGIFADKVGRKYGMRGKGLLLAAVLLLEGAGLMLFAQAGSFTMAIISMISFALFLKMANGATYAITPFVNEKNVGLVSGIVGAGGNVGGMLFGFLFKSKNITYVDAFGYIGMIVMGVSLLVLVTRFTKKEKVAELNVALENAA; this is encoded by the coding sequence ATGTCGCAAGCAACATTACAACAACCACTAAGCAAACTCAATATCTTTTCATTGAGTGGTGTGCAAATGAGAACCTTCCATATTACCTGGCTTACATTTTTTGTTTGCTTTTTTGGATGGTTTGGATTAGCTCCTTTAATGCCAACCATTAAAGAAGACCTACATTTAGATAAGTCACAGATCGGAAACATTGTGATTGCATCTGTATCAGGTACCATCATTGCACGTTTGCTCATTGGTCGTTTGTGCGATACCTGGGGGCCACGGAAAACATACACTGTATTGTTATTGCTTGGTGCAATTCCGGTAATGGGTGTTGGCTTGGCACAATCATATACGTCGTTTTTGTTGTTCCGTTTAGCGATCAGCGTAATTGGTGCATCATTCGTGATCACACAGTTTCACACATCCATGATGTTTGCGCCAAACATTAAAGGAACAGCCAATGCAGTTGCTGGTGGTTGGGGTAATCTTGGTGGTGGTATCACCAACATGGTGATGCCGTTGATCTTTGCGGCCATTGTTGGTTTTGGTTATACCAAAGGCGAAGCATGGCGTTATGCGATGATCGTTCCCGGTGTAATGATGTTGGTGGTTGCATTTTTGTATTTCCGTTATACAAAAGATACACCTGCCGGTAACTACGATGAAATTCAACGTGAAGTAAAAGTAAAAACCAAAACTGATTACAGTGTGTTGAAAGACTGGAGAGTTTGGTCACTTGCATTAGCATATTCCGTTTGTTTTGGAATGGAAATCACCTTCGACAATATTGCTGCACTTCACTTTGTGCAGGAGTTTAAATTATCACAAAGCAGTGCAGGATTCTGGGCTGGTGTGTTTGGCTTCATGAACATTTTTGCACGTGCACTCGGCGGCATCTTTGCTGATAAGGTTGGCAGAAAATATGGTATGCGTGGTAAAGGTTTATTACTTGCTGCTGTATTGTTGCTTGAAGGTGCAGGATTGATGTTGTTTGCGCAAGCCGGTTCATTTACGATGGCTATAATCTCCATGATCTCTTTTGCATTGTTTTTGAAAATGGCGAATGGTGCAACATATGCTATTACTCCCTTTGTAAATGAAAAAAATGTTGGATTGGTGAGTGGTATTGTTGGTGCAGGTGGTAATGTCGGCGGTATGTTGTTTGGCTTCCTGTTTAAAAGTAAAAACATTACATACGTTGATGCATTCGGTTATATCGGTATGATCGTAATGGGTGTGTCGTTATTGGTATTGGTAACAAGATTTACGAAAAAAGAGAAAGTGGCAGAATTGAATGTGGCGTTAGAGAACGCAGCGTGA
- a CDS encoding CmpA/NrtA family ABC transporter substrate-binding protein yields the protein MKLSIKKLVLFSAMALLLTGMFAFKLSTPSRKIKLGFIPLTDCAPLVVAKELGLFAKYGVDVELEKQASWAVVRDKILNGELDGAHCLFSMPLSVYTGVGGKAGSEMKIAMVLNNNGQAITLSKDFCGQVGFKQVNKAAGGVKNVQGRKEVTFAQTFPGGTHDIWLRYWMSAAGINQKSVGIITIPPPQMVANMRVDNMEGFCVGEPWNGVAAAQNVGFTHISSQDLWKNHPEKALVVNSAFASASREDLKKVMKAIVEACRWLDVMSNRSKAASWLSKPNYVNAPVQVLEARLKGSYDLGCELGVQKYKDDYMTFYNNGIVNMPKKSYTAWFLAQYVRFGYLKAEPNYKGIAEKLVLDDLFAEVAKEMGIPVQTDMQVIKTNFDVAFDPNNVSAYLKTTKH from the coding sequence ATGAAACTCTCAATAAAAAAACTGGTTCTTTTTTCAGCAATGGCGCTGTTGCTTACAGGCATGTTCGCCTTTAAACTTTCTACGCCTTCACGTAAAATAAAACTGGGGTTTATTCCTCTTACCGATTGCGCACCGCTGGTAGTGGCAAAAGAACTCGGACTCTTTGCGAAGTATGGAGTGGATGTGGAACTTGAAAAACAAGCATCATGGGCAGTGGTACGTGATAAAATATTGAACGGTGAATTAGATGGCGCACATTGTTTATTCTCAATGCCGCTTTCTGTTTACACAGGTGTTGGTGGTAAGGCAGGTTCCGAAATGAAAATTGCGATGGTGTTAAATAACAATGGCCAGGCAATTACATTGTCAAAAGATTTTTGCGGACAGGTTGGGTTTAAACAAGTGAACAAAGCTGCAGGTGGAGTAAAAAATGTTCAGGGCAGAAAGGAAGTAACCTTTGCACAAACATTTCCCGGCGGTACGCATGATATCTGGTTGCGTTACTGGATGTCGGCAGCAGGTATCAATCAGAAATCAGTTGGTATCATTACCATTCCTCCTCCGCAAATGGTGGCCAACATGCGTGTTGATAATATGGAAGGTTTTTGTGTTGGTGAACCATGGAATGGTGTTGCAGCCGCACAAAACGTTGGCTTTACACATATCTCTTCACAGGATCTCTGGAAGAATCATCCTGAAAAAGCATTGGTTGTGAATTCAGCTTTTGCTTCTGCCAGCAGGGAAGATCTCAAGAAAGTAATGAAAGCAATTGTTGAAGCATGCAGGTGGCTCGATGTAATGAGCAACAGGTCAAAAGCAGCTTCATGGCTTTCAAAACCAAATTATGTAAATGCGCCTGTTCAGGTATTGGAAGCAAGATTGAAAGGTTCATACGATCTCGGTTGCGAGTTAGGTGTACAAAAGTATAAAGATGATTACATGACGTTTTATAATAACGGTATTGTAAACATGCCTAAGAAATCATACACCGCATGGTTTCTTGCACAGTATGTTCGTTTTGGATATTTAAAAGCTGAGCCGAATTACAAAGGCATTGCAGAAAAATTAGTGTTGGATGATCTGTTTGCAGAAGTAGCAAAAGAAATGGGTATACCGGTGCAAACGGATATGCAGGTGATCAAAACAAATTTTGATGTGGCATTTGATCCAAACAATGTATCGGCTTATTTGAAAACAACAAAACATTAA
- the nrtS gene encoding nitrate/nitrite transporter NrtS, producing the protein MNKKNITTALLVAVIVGTILNIINSYEVIVNGTFTGKNMLRIMLTYITPFCVSLYSSTKASKQKA; encoded by the coding sequence ATGAATAAGAAAAATATAACAACAGCTTTACTGGTAGCAGTGATCGTTGGAACTATTCTGAATATAATAAACAGCTATGAAGTGATTGTGAATGGAACATTTACAGGTAAGAACATGCTCAGGATCATGCTCACCTACATCACACCATTTTGTGTGTCGCTTTATTCTTCAACAAAAGCTTCAAAGCAAAAAGCATGA
- a CDS encoding ABC transporter ATP-binding protein, whose protein sequence is MTTTLGLSPRVVEISKTDTAEANSIEINNVTVSFKTPTGVYTAVKDISLNVRKGEIVALIGHSGCGKSTLMGTISGMVKPTSGEVIANGNVVSKPGPDRGIVFQNYSLLPWLSVYSNIYEAVDAALKDKSAAEKKALVEKNLKMVNLWSHKDKLPGHLSGGMKQRVAIARAFAINPSILLLDEPFGALDALTKSNMHVELLKLWNLDNREKTIVIVTHDVEEAIFLSDRVVVMNNGPAATIKEIVDVPLPRPRNKKEIVHDECYMAIHDKLLSLLIDKFSINDIH, encoded by the coding sequence ATGACAACAACATTAGGACTAAGCCCACGGGTGGTTGAAATAAGCAAGACAGATACTGCCGAGGCAAACAGTATTGAAATAAACAATGTAACTGTAAGCTTTAAAACGCCTACCGGTGTTTACACAGCCGTGAAAGATATTTCATTGAACGTAAGGAAAGGAGAGATCGTTGCACTCATTGGTCACTCGGGCTGTGGTAAATCAACACTCATGGGCACAATCAGTGGCATGGTGAAACCAACATCAGGTGAAGTGATCGCTAATGGAAATGTGGTTTCAAAACCAGGCCCTGACAGAGGTATTGTTTTTCAAAACTATTCCTTGCTTCCCTGGCTGAGTGTTTATAGTAATATCTACGAAGCTGTTGACGCAGCGTTGAAAGATAAATCAGCAGCAGAAAAGAAAGCATTGGTTGAAAAGAATTTGAAGATGGTGAATCTCTGGTCGCACAAAGACAAATTGCCCGGGCATTTATCAGGTGGCATGAAACAACGTGTAGCTATTGCACGAGCATTCGCCATCAACCCAAGTATTCTTTTGCTTGATGAGCCTTTCGGTGCATTGGATGCTTTAACTAAAAGTAACATGCATGTAGAGCTGTTGAAATTATGGAACCTCGATAACAGGGAAAAAACAATTGTGATCGTTACACATGATGTGGAAGAAGCAATTTTCTTAAGCGATCGTGTAGTGGTGATGAACAATGGTCCGGCTGCTACCATCAAAGAAATTGTTGATGTGCCGTTGCCAAGACCAAGAAATAAAAAAGAGATCGTTCATGATGAATGTTACATGGCGATCCACGACAAGTTATTAAGTCTCCTGATCGATAAATTTTCAATCAACGATATACATTAA